A window of Rhododendron vialii isolate Sample 1 chromosome 11a, ASM3025357v1 genomic DNA:
ATGCTATTACCACAAGAGGCTTTTACAAATATTAAGGTCTCTCGCATATCGGCCTCTCGACCCATACGAAAAGACCTCGTCTTGCCTCATCGTCTTCCTCATAAGCTCATGCTCTGTACAAGGTACTCCGATCACTAACTGGAAATGGGAAGCCCAAGCGACAAACCCAGTAGGCTGATGGGACTCCACCACAACGCTCCCTGCACACGAAAGCACCAGATCGGAGCCCTAGCCCTCGTCGCCGCCACCTTCTTGCTCACCAGACTCTTCGACTACCCCTCCTCTTCCTGCAACCCCTACTCTCTCTCCACCGTCGTCGACGGCGGCCCCACCTCGTGGCCCGAAAGGGGATACGGCTCCCACCTCTCCCTCAAGATCTACGTCTACGATGAGCTCGAGATTGACGGCCTCAGGCCCTTAATGTACGGCCGCCACGTCAAGGTCTCCCCCGACGCATGCGTTAAAGGCCAGTGGGGCACTCAGGTAGAATTCTCCCGATTTCTAGGTTCAATGTTCTGTTCAAGTTTTCAGTAGGATTTTCAAGTTTTCGCTGTTCAATTTTGTGGTGATCGAGATGAACAATGCTATCAGACACTACATACTATGTTAATAGACACGTGGGATTTGGTTTTCTGTCGTGATGTTAATAGTATTTTGTTAGGTGGTACTGTGTATTGGTTTCGTCATTAATTAAGTCATTGTGCGTTTAGACATCGGACGTTATTAATTTGAACTTCTTGTGCCAATAGCTAAGAAGCGGGGACACTTAAAATaaggttgtgtgttgtgttgaACACCGACACTCTTTGGACACTCTTGAGATTTCCATGTTGGGCACTTGTTTTGGAATTGAACACTCTTAAGGACACTTGATTTTAAAACCGCACGCACGTCCAAAGGTGTCTCactgtgattttttattttgttagaaCTGAACACTCTTCCCTCACTTGATTTTACAACCAGACACTCTACAGGCACTTGGAAATTTGCATCACTTAGGAGCACATGAAATGCACTCTTCCAGATTCTGAAGACATTCATTTTCATCCATCACTTGGTCTTTTAGGTTATGGAATATATGGTCTTAATTTTACCCCGTGCGATAAATTTTCATGATCTATGAATGGTATATTCATCAATTCGACGTATAAGAATCTGTAGAATACTTATTATTCAATGTGTCGCGTCCCATGCTCGTGTCCATGCTACTTAGGCCAATAGGATGAGTTGTTCTACATATCCTTTCTCATTAGCTGATAATTGAAACTATAAGCTGTCTAGTTATCATGAAGTTCAGAAATTGAACTTAGAAGCTTCATCCATTGTTAATCCATTTAGGGCCCATTTGGTTGCCATTGGCCCAttgattatttgatttttttggctCTGAATCAAGATACAAATTAAGTAAAGACTCGAAGGCAAAACAAAATAAGCGAATAAGCAATCGCTACCAATCAGAGCCTTATTAGTGCCTGGATTGCAAATACACATTTCTGCCTTCATTGCTTATATATCATTTCAGTAGGTAAGCTAGGTTTTATGTGGATGTTTCTATTATGAACTGTAGGTTAAAATACACAGGATGCTTTTGAAGTCAAGATTTCGGACAACAAAGAAAGGGGAAGCGGATCTTTTCTTTGTGCCAAGTTACGTGAAGTGCGTCCGAACGATGGGTGGTCTGAGCGATAAAGAGATTAATCAGACATATGTGAAGGTGATACTGCATTTCAAAGCTTGAAAACCATCAGTTTAGAGTGATTGGAAGTCTACTTGATCAATAGTAATATTTCTCTTACTTGTCAGAAAAAATAGTCTCTTGTCAGGTTGTGTATAATAATTAGCTGATTATCGGTTTTTATCAGTGTCATAGtgtaattttgaatttattttgatTTCGTGTTAAAAAGGCTAGAAAATCAAGCATGCACGAGCTTTTGTCTTTGTGGCCATTTTTACATATTGGTTTGCTTTTAGTTGAAATTGGTAGCCACTATCCAGTTTACCCAAAGAAAAAGTGCGATAGTTGTGTAACATTATTATGTTTTGCTTTTAGGTGCTAAGTCAAATGCCACATTTTAGGCTATCTGGTGGCCGCAATCACATATTTGTCTTTCCAAGGTATGGAGTTGTATCATTATTTCCTTCACAATCACTCCTTTCCAAGATGAACATTAACGGATTGTCAAACATAGTTAGGGACACTTGATTGGATAATGGATATACATTTTGGAAAAGCTAATTATGGACTTTCCGACAATTTTTgttaacatattattttattagAGGCTGAACAGATGTTGTATAATGTATGTCAAGTTTTACTTTTGTGTGTAACAGCTCTAAGCAGCAGCTAACTTCTTTTAATACTCACAATCCATGTGCCTTCACTAATTTGTTTGTATGCTTCTTTTCTCACAATTGCAGCGGCGCTGGTGCAACTTTGTTTAGATCTTGGGCTACATACTTGAATCGTTCTATTATACTTACTCCTGAGGTAGCACACTTAATTTTCCCTTGTATATTGTGCGGAACCggtttatttttgaaaacacgTGTCTTTTTGTTTCCATGACTATTAGCTTACTTTCCATAATATCTCTAAACTAGGGATCATTGTGTTCTTTTTTATGGTGAGGCATAGTGTGATTGTAAAGGCATTGATATATTCGATGATTGATACATTCGATGATTAGTCATAAGGAAAGCAAATGCATGCTAGAAAGTAGAGATTGACCCTTTTACTCCAACCAAGGATATCTTGAAATACAAGAAGTTTTGAAGACAGTGTTATTGCTGCCTGTCAGTCttcagtttttatttatttttttattttttgggctttccGTGACATTTAAAGTGTATTACTCTCAATTTGATGGTAGAAATAATCTATTGCTTTATAAAGTGatatttatcttcttcttccatttatttttatctcttgAATACTACTTTGTCTTTTCCACTGGAAGATCTTTGTTCTATTGACGAAATATGATTCAGGCACCAAGAACATGCAACTCGTATATGATAGAGAAATGTTGAGAAGATCAAAGATGGAACTAAGGCTGGACCATATGGTGCCATAGCCCTCCTGCCTTTTTTGGTTGGAGTGACTTGACACTTAAGATTTTAGGAATTGTTCACATTCTTATGGGGTCAGCAAGTTCTAGATTGCTGGATGTAGCCATTTTTCCTCAGAATTGTGTTTTTGAATTCCCCAAGACATTGTGCTCTATATGGTCTGGTGATATTTATCTGGCATGATATTAGGCAACGGAAACTGTTATTTGATGCTTCTTGAGTATTTCTTTAAAATGATGATACCTTGCATACCTCCTCTTGACTTCAAGAACTTTGGAACTCTCTGTCATGGCAGGGTGATCGCACAGACAAGCGAGAAACTACTTCCTTTAATACATGGAAAGATATCATCATCCCTGGAAATGTTGATGATGGGATGACCACACATGGGGATAGACTGGTCCAGCCTTTGCCTTTAACTAAGAGGAAGTATTTGGCGAACTTCTTAGGTCGAGCACAAGGAAAAATAGGTCGTCTTCAATTGGTAGAGCTTGCAAAGAAGTACCCAGATAAGGTATGCCTTCTCTTTAGATTCATGGTTGTCTCAGTGGAAGTTAGCTTCTTTGCACTTCTTCCTGTTTTTGATATTAAGTTTTCGCTGTAGTGCTGTCTGATGTTTTTTCTCCCTTTCTGTCAAGTACCTTAGTGCTCTCTGGATGTAATGTTAATAGTTTGTCTTTCGTATATGCAGTCAAGTGTGGTGCTCTGCTAATTGCTTAAGAAGTATCATCTTTGGTTGAGTATTCCATAGACATTTGTAAGACAAGAGGgcatattttttcttgaaaatcgtTTAATCCACATTCGTTATTGGCGCCATACTCTCCTCTCTCAATGGTGCCCCTCATCCATGTGAGAGTGAGGTCTGTGGAACCAAAGGATCTGTGGATTCAGATACCCCTAGTTACATATAAGCGTAATTGCTGCGAATTGGCAAGTTGCAAGTAGATGTCTGGAAGAGGCCCTGTTGTTCATTACTAATATATTTCTTTGTCCATGGTGATGTGGACAAAGTTTGTTACTCTTACACAATAAAACCTTTATGCTAAGATCACCACCTGGATTAGTTTCATTTTTACTCTTTTCTGCTCCACAATTAaccatttttgttgtaataCTACGATTATGAGTGAAATTTTCTGGAAAAACCTATATATGGAGTTTTTTTGCGTGCCACTCTTGAATGGTTGCCTTGCCCATGCATGAATACGTTGTCATCTTGATCAAATTCTCTTTATCTCTCATATTTGCTGTCTATTGTTTCTCTGGGTTTCTGTCTTATTTAAAGAGATATTTCCTTCAAAAGATGCGAGTATTGACTTTCTGAACAGTTGGAATCTCCAGAGTTGAAGTTCAGTGGACCCGAAAAACTGGGAAGGACAGAATACTTTGAGCACCTCCGAAATGCCAAATTCTGCCTGGCCCCACGTGGCGAATCTTCATGGACTCTTCGGTTTTACGAGTCGTTCTttgtggtctctctctctctctctctctctctctctctactactactactactactactactactactactactacacacacacacacatataaagACATGCCCACACTAATAGCCCGATAGGATGAGCTAACTACAATACTGCAACTGCTTTGACTGAACAGGAGTGTGTCCCAGTGATCATATCAGATTATGCAGAGTTGCCATTTCAGAATGTTATTGACTACACACAGCTGTCAATCAAATGGCCATGGAACCGTATAGGTCCTGAACTGTTGGAGTACCTAGAATCAGTACCAGGTGAATTCCAGCACTACGCTCATCGAATGTGCTTTTTCTAACCTGTAGCGTCATGACTCATGGCCAATGACTTTTGTTCTGCTTCTCAGAGAAAGATATAGAGAGGATGATTGCCCGTGGCAGGCAGGTGAGATGCTTATGGGTTTATGCTCCTGAATCAGAACCCTGCTCGGCGTTTAACGGAATTATGTGGGAACTTCAGAGAAAAGTGAGGCAATTCCACCAGTCAGCCGAAACATTCTGGCTGCACAATGGGTCTATAGTGAATAGAAACCTAGTAGAATTCAGTCACTGGAAGCCTCCCATGCCTCTGCCTTGAGCTTGCTGATGTTGCTGTTGATCTAAATTAACATTCCATTTtttcatcttattttcattttggAGGCAGCAGGGAAGAGGGGTGTTTGAAAATGTGGAGCAATTCTGTtgttagacttttttttttttgtttgtcatttGAATTGAATGTCATGTATAGAGATCAAGAATACACATTGTACACTTAGACAGAGCAACTTGAATGGTACAAGTACTTGTAATTTTTTCGTAGCTATTTCTTGATCACGCCACCACGATTTGCATCTACTTGGTTTCTGCATGACTTTgggcgtctctctctctctctccaacatttTCAGCTTGAGAAGCAGAATTTCTGCAGGGAATACACAGccaaaaaaagaaccaaaaccaTGCAAATATCGAACTGGCTTCATTCCAAACTACTAATTTACAAATGAATACAAGGCCATCTGGTTTAGTTCATGAACAATTTTTTCAAGTTCAGCTCCTTTCCAATTTTCTTTTGAGATTGTTGAGCACTGCCTGAAATCAAGGCTCAGATGGCTGTAAACCTTAACA
This region includes:
- the LOC131306596 gene encoding probable beta-1,4-xylosyltransferase IRX10L, giving the protein MGSPSDKPSRLMGLHHNAPCTRKHQIGALALVAATFLLTRLFDYPSSSCNPYSLSTVVDGGPTSWPERGYGSHLSLKIYVYDELEIDGLRPLMYGRHVKVSPDACVKGQWGTQVKIHRMLLKSRFRTTKKGEADLFFVPSYVKCVRTMGGLSDKEINQTYVKVLSQMPHFRLSGGRNHIFVFPSGAGATLFRSWATYLNRSIILTPEGDRTDKRETTSFNTWKDIIIPGNVDDGMTTHGDRLVQPLPLTKRKYLANFLGRAQGKIGRLQLVELAKKYPDKLESPELKFSGPEKLGRTEYFEHLRNAKFCLAPRGESSWTLRFYESFFVECVPVIISDYAELPFQNVIDYTQLSIKWPWNRIGPELLEYLESVPEKDIERMIARGRQVRCLWVYAPESEPCSAFNGIMWELQRKVRQFHQSAETFWLHNGSIVNRNLVEFSHWKPPMPLP